Proteins from a single region of bacterium:
- a CDS encoding N-acetylmuramoyl-L-alanine amidase — translation MTRFVILLFLWVNGYAYAQTKVLDVVYPREGVLIGSNDSLFVFGCVKVAHQSLRINTMSTPTHEDGAFIQFLPITNVQKDSVFQMRFEIKTKDCTIVRYHRVRIPLLPRPLDSDSPQIDSLSLKPSRVHRLQTGDDIPIACRATPHASVEFIIIDSSGKIIDGPYPMAEYETDRMDDFPNAVYGEDRDTRSEPIPGMYSATYRLREGISYQRSRVAFRVEKKKKSITSVARGFIDLWPKHERLVAELNGPYHQPRTMPGQSFYYFLQGGLRVLIDGSIGSWRRLRFAENHSAWVSEDELTYAAPGTPVPASTIPVIRVRRDERTSVIKLTMSEKLPYRVEQISPVMFKLFVYGGKADTDWIRFETEDPDIAQIHWSQPERDVFCVTVSLHSPLSWGYEVRYENSNLVWRIYHKPKQTSLKGLRICIDPGHTKDPGSVGPRRTTEKQANVEIAQWLKKLLIADGAEVLMTHDDTTKGLTLYERVQFADANNCDLFVSIHHNALPDGVNPLRSNFGHSVIYYHPHSRLLGEKILESLVNKVKLPNYGVFQGNIAVVRNSRMPAVLVENAFIMLPDQEKKIRDPKFQQTCAEAIRDGLRQFMK, via the coding sequence GTGACACGATTTGTGATCCTGCTATTTCTATGGGTAAACGGGTACGCGTATGCTCAGACCAAAGTGCTTGACGTGGTGTATCCCCGCGAAGGCGTTCTGATCGGATCAAATGATTCTTTATTTGTTTTTGGGTGCGTCAAAGTCGCACACCAGTCGCTTCGGATTAATACCATGTCAACGCCGACACATGAAGACGGTGCGTTTATTCAATTTTTGCCGATAACCAATGTCCAAAAAGACTCGGTTTTTCAAATGCGTTTTGAAATCAAAACAAAAGATTGTACGATCGTACGCTATCATCGTGTGCGTATTCCACTTTTACCACGACCATTAGATTCTGACAGCCCACAAATTGATTCGTTATCACTTAAGCCGTCGCGTGTGCACCGTCTCCAGACAGGTGATGATATTCCGATCGCCTGCCGTGCCACCCCGCATGCGTCGGTTGAATTTATTATTATAGATTCGAGCGGAAAAATAATAGACGGTCCTTATCCGATGGCTGAATACGAAACGGATAGGATGGATGATTTTCCCAATGCGGTATACGGTGAAGATCGTGATACACGTTCGGAACCGATACCGGGCATGTATTCCGCGACGTACCGTCTTCGTGAGGGCATATCGTATCAACGGTCTCGTGTTGCGTTTCGTGTAGAGAAAAAAAAGAAATCGATCACATCCGTCGCGCGGGGTTTCATTGATCTTTGGCCCAAACATGAGCGCCTTGTTGCTGAATTAAATGGGCCTTACCATCAACCGCGTACGATGCCCGGGCAATCGTTTTATTATTTTTTGCAAGGTGGATTACGCGTGTTGATTGACGGGAGTATCGGGTCATGGCGGCGCCTGCGTTTTGCCGAAAATCACTCCGCTTGGGTTTCGGAAGATGAATTGACCTACGCGGCACCCGGGACACCGGTGCCCGCAAGCACCATACCCGTAATTCGTGTGCGTCGCGATGAACGTACATCAGTGATCAAACTTACGATGTCGGAAAAACTTCCGTATCGCGTCGAACAAATTTCGCCGGTAATGTTCAAACTGTTCGTCTACGGCGGCAAAGCGGATACAGACTGGATACGATTTGAAACGGAGGATCCGGATATCGCGCAGATTCATTGGTCGCAGCCGGAACGCGACGTGTTTTGTGTGACGGTCAGCTTACATTCTCCTTTGAGCTGGGGTTACGAGGTGCGCTACGAAAACAGCAATTTGGTATGGCGTATTTACCACAAACCTAAACAAACATCGCTCAAAGGTTTGCGCATATGTATTGATCCCGGGCATACCAAAGATCCGGGTTCTGTCGGGCCGCGCCGTACGACGGAAAAACAGGCTAATGTCGAAATTGCGCAATGGTTGAAAAAACTGCTCATCGCCGACGGGGCGGAGGTATTGATGACGCACGACGATACGACGAAGGGTTTGACGTTGTACGAGCGCGTGCAGTTTGCCGATGCGAATAATTGCGATTTATTCGTCAGTATTCATCACAATGCCTTACCGGACGGTGTTAATCCGCTCCGTTCAAACTTCGGTCACAGCGTGATTTATTATCATCCGCACAGCCGGCTCTTGGGAGAAAAAATACTCGAATCTCTCGTAAATAAAGTTAAATTACCAAACTACGGTGTCTTTCAGGGCAATATCGCCGTAGTGCGCAACAGCCGCATGCCGGCGGTGCTCGTGGAAAACGCATTTATCATGTTACCGGATCAGGAGAAAAAAATCCGCGATCCCAAGTTTCAGCAAACGTGCGCGGAAGCAATTCGCGACGGTTTGCGGCAATTTATGAAATAA
- a CDS encoding tetratricopeptide repeat protein — translation MAGRLQDAIDEYQRSLALHPTAEALTFMGWAYSHLGDYAAAISKCEAAITVDPDFGNPYNDIGAYLISLQRLEDAIPWLEKAKHARRYEARHYPFFNLGRIFEMQGRWFEAIAEYRGALHLYPNYQSAKDAVTRLQILIDRRN, via the coding sequence ATGGCCGGGCGCTTACAGGACGCGATAGATGAATATCAGCGTTCACTTGCGTTGCATCCGACGGCAGAAGCGTTGACATTTATGGGCTGGGCGTATAGTCACCTCGGTGATTATGCGGCAGCGATCAGTAAATGCGAAGCCGCCATCACTGTAGATCCCGACTTTGGTAATCCTTATAACGATATCGGCGCCTACCTAATCTCGCTCCAACGATTGGAAGATGCCATCCCTTGGCTTGAAAAAGCCAAACATGCGCGTCGTTACGAAGCCCGACATTATCCTTTTTTTAACCTCGGGCGGATTTTTGAAATGCAGGGACGCTGGTTTGAAGCGATCGCCGAATACCGTGGCGCTTTGCATCTCTATCCCAATTATCAATCCGCCAAAGACGCCGTGACGCGCCTGCAAATTCTCATTGACCGAAGAAATTAA
- a CDS encoding type II restriction endonuclease, translated as MDFKTEFQKEIEEQFANGLEWELVGILTKNSGVYTLSYDSKILSGIFEILCEPIIIRVAEKHHLVVEKAKQNQYPEFTLFDPHHPHEKIAVDIKSTYRQFTSEKLLKPFGFTLGSYRSYLRYPNKGILYPYGEYIKHWVIGFLYTRNTQNRTTEIRQVIEAAQLQPPYSHIEYFVQEKYKIAGRTPGSGNTTNIGSIKSNDIDVFRSGLQGFRSHNEFENYWSNYRGANE; from the coding sequence ATTGATTTCAAAACAGAATTCCAAAAAGAAATTGAAGAACAATTTGCAAATGGACTTGAATGGGAATTGGTCGGCATTCTCACGAAAAATTCAGGCGTTTACACGCTATCATACGATTCTAAAATCTTATCAGGGATTTTTGAGATTCTATGCGAGCCGATCATAATTCGGGTTGCAGAGAAGCACCATTTGGTTGTGGAAAAAGCTAAACAAAACCAATACCCTGAATTCACCTTATTTGATCCCCATCATCCTCATGAAAAAATAGCCGTTGATATCAAATCTACGTATAGACAGTTTACCTCTGAAAAGCTTTTAAAGCCTTTTGGATTTACTTTAGGTTCTTATCGCTCCTACTTAAGATATCCTAACAAAGGAATTCTTTATCCATACGGTGAATATATAAAACATTGGGTTATTGGTTTCTTATATACTCGCAACACACAAAATCGAACAACAGAAATTCGTCAGGTAATCGAAGCTGCTCAGTTGCAACCACCCTATTCTCATATTGAATATTTCGTTCAGGAGAAATATAAAATCGCAGGACGAACACCGGGAAGCGGCAACACTACAAACATCGGATCCATTAAGAGCAATGATATAGATGTGTTTCGTAGTGGATTACAGGGTTTTCGCAGTCATAATGAATTCGAAAATTACTGGAGTAACTACAGAGGTGCTAATGAATAA
- a CDS encoding Dam family site-specific DNA-(adenine-N6)-methyltransferase gives MNNFFPRFIEEVKAPPIKCQGIKTKLIAFIAQNIQWNGNGRWIEPFLGSGAVLFNLKPNRALVSDTNKHIIQFYNDLKSGKLDEKIVRDYLSENGAILSKQGGDFFYELRNRFNESGGSLEFLFLNRSCFNGLMRFNSDGRYNVPFGHKPQRFSKAYITKITNQVAWVRNLIRNKDWEFVTSDYTYALQSTTLEDFIYLDPPYIGRHADYYNTWSENNAVQMAELIKRTNGGYAISMWYENRYRKNNYINTFWKDEIIELFNHFYHIGSSEDLRNEMVEALIIKRGYSAVNKPLKRMEIELNFDLSPLPVIAQA, from the coding sequence ATGAATAATTTTTTTCCCAGATTTATCGAAGAGGTGAAAGCCCCACCGATCAAATGCCAAGGTATCAAAACAAAATTAATTGCTTTCATCGCACAAAATATCCAATGGAATGGCAACGGACGATGGATCGAACCGTTTCTTGGATCGGGAGCGGTATTATTTAATCTCAAGCCTAACCGTGCTCTGGTATCAGATACTAATAAACACATTATACAGTTTTACAATGATCTGAAATCCGGCAAACTTGATGAAAAAATCGTGCGCGATTATTTGTCGGAAAACGGTGCAATTCTTTCCAAACAAGGGGGTGATTTTTTCTATGAACTGCGTAATCGGTTCAACGAAAGCGGTGGTAGCCTTGAATTTCTTTTTTTAAATCGCTCTTGCTTCAATGGATTGATGAGATTCAATTCTGACGGACGTTACAATGTTCCGTTTGGCCATAAGCCGCAACGATTTAGCAAGGCGTATATAACTAAAATAACTAACCAAGTTGCCTGGGTGCGTAATCTTATTCGTAACAAGGATTGGGAGTTTGTTACCTCGGACTATACCTATGCATTACAGTCTACCACTCTAGAGGATTTCATATATCTTGATCCGCCCTATATAGGACGACACGCCGACTATTACAATACATGGTCTGAAAACAATGCCGTACAAATGGCGGAGCTTATCAAAAGAACGAATGGCGGATATGCAATTTCGATGTGGTATGAAAATCGATATAGAAAAAATAATTATATCAATACGTTTTGGAAAGATGAAATCATTGAATTATTCAATCATTTCTACCACATCGGTTCCTCCGAAGATTTGAGGAATGAAATGGTTGAAGCACTAATAATCAAACGTGGTTATTCTGCAGTCAATAAACCATTAAAGCGAATGGAAATAGAACTCAATTTTGATCTTTCACCACTTCCTGTAATAGCACAAGCTTAG
- a CDS encoding ABC transporter permease, whose protein sequence is MKIDMRENLKMALNAVFANKLRSFLTLVGVVAGVASIIAVMTGIAVIQGKMEADMSQLGSGTFQVQKWPAIGGPGQNWRKIRQRKPLTIEQANAIRERIRDAELVGAELWEQGSVLQHEEEKTNPNVSLAGGTPEFQINNNQLVGVGRFISEEDVKVGRNVIVIGTTIAKKLFPFKDPIDQIVKINGHKYTVIGIYEEMGASASGSGDNSACIPISAFVDQFGLKDNQGMPRSVNITVKARAGANVENVMEEVRGLLRQVRGVKPLDEDDFDMYSNDTMIRAFGEMTVIIKLVAIVMGGIALIVAGIGIMNIMLVSVTERTKEIGIRKAIGAKRKDIMQQFLIEAIVLCEIGGAIGIMVGMAIGNIVSILMSVPVKLPLDWAIIGLVFCSGIGIAFGIWPASKASKLDPIESLRFE, encoded by the coding sequence ATGAAAATTGATATGCGTGAAAATCTGAAGATGGCGCTTAATGCGGTATTTGCCAATAAACTTCGTTCCTTTTTGACGTTGGTCGGTGTTGTCGCCGGCGTAGCATCTATCATTGCAGTTATGACGGGCATCGCTGTGATACAAGGTAAAATGGAAGCCGATATGAGCCAATTGGGCTCGGGCACTTTTCAGGTCCAGAAATGGCCGGCGATCGGCGGACCCGGGCAAAACTGGCGAAAAATCAGGCAACGCAAGCCGCTTACCATCGAACAGGCCAATGCTATACGCGAGCGTATTCGTGATGCAGAGCTCGTCGGGGCTGAGCTTTGGGAACAAGGTTCCGTGTTGCAGCACGAAGAGGAAAAAACTAATCCTAATGTATCTTTAGCCGGTGGTACACCGGAATTTCAGATCAATAATAACCAGTTGGTGGGTGTCGGTCGTTTTATTTCCGAAGAAGATGTCAAAGTCGGTCGTAACGTGATCGTGATCGGTACGACGATTGCAAAAAAGCTTTTTCCTTTCAAAGATCCAATAGATCAGATTGTCAAAATCAACGGTCATAAGTATACGGTGATCGGTATATATGAAGAAATGGGCGCTTCAGCTTCCGGGTCCGGCGATAACAGCGCTTGTATTCCTATTTCAGCTTTTGTGGATCAGTTTGGTCTGAAAGACAATCAAGGCATGCCGCGTTCGGTGAATATTACCGTCAAAGCGCGTGCGGGTGCGAATGTCGAAAACGTGATGGAAGAAGTGCGCGGATTGCTTCGGCAAGTGCGGGGCGTAAAACCGCTCGACGAAGATGACTTTGATATGTATTCCAATGATACGATGATCCGTGCGTTCGGCGAAATGACGGTGATCATCAAACTGGTAGCCATCGTAATGGGCGGTATCGCTTTGATCGTTGCGGGTATCGGTATTATGAATATCATGCTCGTTTCGGTGACGGAGCGTACCAAAGAAATCGGTATTCGTAAAGCTATCGGTGCCAAACGTAAAGACATCATGCAGCAGTTTTTGATCGAAGCGATCGTACTGTGTGAAATCGGCGGAGCAATAGGTATTATGGTTGGTATGGCTATCGGAAATATCGTAAGCATTCTGATGAGCGTACCTGTAAAACTGCCGCTTGATTGGGCCATTATAGGGCTCGTATTCTGTAGCGGAATCGGTATCGCTTTCGGTATTTGGCCGGCCTCCAAAGCATCCAAACTGGATCCGATCGAATCGTTGCGGTTTGAATAA
- a CDS encoding ABC transporter permease, protein MKRFIYETLEAFRIAMTAIRANKARGFLTTLGIVIGITAVSTTMTVMNGMKTSFQSQLSVLGNDVLYVTRQPWIQMDDWWKYRNRPQINLEEAERLEKSLGDKVVAINPTVGTMRPVKYESKTLDDIFIKGTTDKELLTSSTTPEFGRYIGAIDVQNSKYVCVIGAEVKKQLFENVDPIGRRIRVGAYNFRIVGVLEKQGKLLGNFGGPNFDNQVAIPITTFMKSFGRSRGLSLAVKVQSVSKLDETQDEIIGAMRKIRKLSPSRDDNFSVNRQDSFLKIYDSIMGVVGLVGILITGISLFVGGIGVMNIMFVSVTERTKEIGIRKAIGAKRRTILIQFLFEAAMICLIGCAIALVLSYLLSVVIDTFFAASLSLGIVIVAVVMAIMVGIISGLLPALKASKLDPIDALRYE, encoded by the coding sequence ATGAAACGATTTATATACGAAACACTCGAGGCTTTCCGTATCGCCATGACGGCTATACGTGCCAATAAAGCCCGCGGCTTTTTGACCACGCTCGGCATAGTGATCGGTATTACGGCCGTTTCGACGACGATGACCGTGATGAACGGAATGAAAACATCGTTTCAATCGCAATTATCCGTTTTAGGAAATGACGTGCTGTATGTTACGCGTCAGCCGTGGATACAGATGGATGACTGGTGGAAATATCGCAATCGTCCGCAAATCAATCTCGAAGAAGCCGAACGCTTGGAAAAATCACTTGGCGACAAAGTCGTGGCGATTAATCCGACGGTGGGTACAATGCGTCCCGTCAAATATGAATCCAAGACGCTCGATGATATTTTTATCAAGGGGACAACGGATAAAGAATTACTTACTTCGTCCACTACACCTGAATTCGGTCGTTATATCGGCGCGATTGATGTACAAAATTCCAAGTACGTATGCGTGATCGGTGCCGAAGTGAAAAAGCAACTCTTTGAGAATGTAGATCCCATCGGACGTCGCATACGCGTCGGTGCGTACAATTTCCGTATTGTCGGCGTATTGGAAAAACAAGGAAAACTCCTGGGTAATTTTGGCGGCCCTAATTTTGATAACCAAGTGGCCATACCGATTACGACGTTTATGAAATCGTTCGGTCGCTCGCGTGGTTTGAGTCTCGCTGTCAAAGTGCAGTCCGTCAGTAAATTAGATGAAACGCAGGATGAAATCATCGGTGCGATGCGCAAAATTCGTAAGCTATCACCGTCGCGCGATGATAATTTTTCCGTCAATCGTCAGGATAGTTTTTTGAAAATCTATGACAGCATCATGGGCGTTGTGGGTTTGGTCGGTATTTTGATCACGGGTATTTCGCTGTTTGTCGGAGGTATCGGCGTGATGAATATTATGTTTGTATCGGTGACCGAACGAACCAAAGAAATCGGCATTCGCAAAGCCATTGGCGCCAAACGACGCACGATATTGATCCAGTTCTTATTTGAGGCCGCCATGATTTGTTTGATCGGCTGTGCGATTGCGCTTGTATTGTCGTACCTGCTCAGTGTCGTGATTGATACTTTTTTTGCCGCGTCGTTGTCTCTCGGTATTGTGATTGTGGCTGTGGTGATGGCGATCATGGTAGGCATTATTTCAGGGCTTCTGCCGGCGCTCAAAGCTTCGAAACTGGATCCGATTGATGCGTTGCGTTACGAATAA
- a CDS encoding ABC transporter ATP-binding protein yields the protein MIDIRNITKRYQIGTEEVHALRGVSLQIKKNDYIALMGPSGSGKSTMMNVIGCLDTPTSGEYLFEGQDVAQMNDDQLAEIRNRKIGFVFQNFNLIPRSDVFHNVELPMIYAGHAPAERKRLTIEAIEKVGLGARMKHKPNELSGGQRQRVAIARALVNNPSIILADEPTGNLDSKTGEEIMQVFEQLHKAGNTIILVTHEEDIASHAHRVVRLKDGVVETDEAITGRKVFKKVLVEAEAQ from the coding sequence TTGATTGATATACGTAATATTACCAAGCGTTACCAAATCGGAACCGAAGAAGTGCATGCACTGCGTGGCGTGTCGCTGCAAATCAAAAAAAACGATTATATCGCGCTCATGGGACCTTCGGGTTCCGGTAAATCCACCATGATGAATGTTATCGGTTGTTTGGATACACCGACCAGCGGTGAGTATCTTTTCGAAGGGCAAGATGTCGCGCAGATGAATGATGATCAGCTGGCGGAGATTCGTAATCGCAAAATCGGATTTGTATTCCAAAATTTTAATCTCATACCGCGTTCGGATGTGTTTCACAATGTAGAATTGCCGATGATCTATGCGGGCCATGCGCCGGCGGAACGCAAGCGTTTGACGATCGAAGCCATCGAAAAAGTAGGGCTCGGTGCGCGTATGAAACATAAACCCAACGAACTTTCCGGTGGTCAACGCCAACGCGTTGCTATCGCACGTGCATTGGTCAATAATCCTTCGATCATACTTGCGGACGAACCGACGGGTAATTTGGATTCCAAAACCGGCGAAGAAATCATGCAAGTGTTTGAGCAGCTTCACAAAGCCGGCAATACGATCATTTTGGTCACCCACGAAGAGGATATCGCATCCCATGCGCATCGCGTCGTCCGTCTTAAAGACGGTGTTGTCGAAACCGATGAAGCGATCACGGGCCGCAAGGTTTTCAAAAAAGTACTTGTGGAAGCGGAAGCCCAATAA
- a CDS encoding efflux RND transporter periplasmic adaptor subunit produces the protein MSKRNKILIGVGLTLVLTVVIVLNIRGKKEDAVEVQTEKVKRGDVIKTVSASGKIQPVTDIKISSNVSAKILQLTVKEGDKVKRGQVLVSLDRTFYDAQLDQAKAELLRAKSQVATANANYEKAQQDFARVKDLTAKQLASASELEVAQTTLSTTRASVESAESQVQAAEASAQQAADNLSKTTIYAPIDGTISKLNKKVGEIALGSQFSQDVIMIVANLNEMEARVNVDENDVVAVEIGDTAVIEVDALTEQKLRGRVTEIANSATVKATGTSEEKTEFEVKIALDDTPLMLRPGMSTTSDITTDVRGNTLKVPIQCVTVREPERLKRKEGVEKEGAAMASDTNTQFVPNKDGVVEIVFVIENGMAVARPVKTGIQSESHIEILDGIKENDEVVVGNFRAISKILENGSKVKVDNEKKPNKDDNKEARDN, from the coding sequence ATGTCTAAACGTAACAAAATTTTGATCGGCGTCGGTTTAACGCTGGTGCTTACGGTAGTGATCGTTCTCAACATTCGCGGTAAAAAAGAAGATGCGGTCGAAGTGCAGACTGAAAAAGTCAAACGCGGCGATGTGATCAAAACCGTCAGTGCCTCCGGTAAAATCCAACCGGTCACGGATATCAAGATCAGCTCCAATGTCAGCGCTAAAATATTACAACTTACCGTAAAAGAAGGCGATAAAGTGAAACGCGGCCAAGTGCTCGTGTCATTAGATCGTACGTTTTACGATGCGCAACTGGATCAGGCCAAAGCCGAACTTCTGAGGGCCAAGTCGCAAGTGGCAACAGCCAATGCCAATTATGAAAAAGCGCAGCAGGATTTTGCACGCGTCAAAGATTTAACCGCCAAACAATTAGCCTCGGCTTCAGAATTGGAAGTGGCACAAACAACACTTTCGACTACCCGCGCTTCGGTCGAATCGGCCGAGAGCCAGGTACAGGCAGCCGAAGCCAGCGCGCAACAAGCAGCGGATAATCTCAGCAAAACGACGATTTATGCACCCATCGATGGTACGATCAGCAAACTCAATAAAAAAGTCGGTGAAATTGCACTCGGCTCGCAATTTTCGCAAGATGTGATCATGATCGTTGCCAATCTCAATGAAATGGAAGCACGCGTCAATGTGGATGAAAATGATGTCGTGGCCGTTGAAATCGGCGATACGGCCGTGATCGAAGTGGATGCCTTGACCGAACAAAAACTGCGCGGACGTGTGACGGAAATCGCGAACTCCGCAACCGTAAAAGCGACCGGCACATCGGAAGAAAAAACCGAATTTGAAGTGAAGATCGCGTTGGACGATACGCCTCTGATGCTGCGCCCCGGTATGTCTACGACATCGGATATTACGACGGATGTACGCGGTAATACGTTGAAAGTACCGATCCAATGCGTCACGGTACGCGAACCCGAGCGCCTCAAACGTAAAGAAGGCGTCGAAAAAGAAGGTGCGGCTATGGCCAGCGATACCAATACGCAGTTCGTGCCCAATAAAGACGGTGTGGTAGAAATCGTATTTGTCATCGAAAACGGTATGGCCGTAGCGCGTCCGGTTAAGACGGGCATTCAGAGCGAATCGCATATCGAAATTCTTGACGGTATCAAAGAAAACGATGAAGTCGTCGTCGGAAACTTCCGCGCGATCAGTAAGATTTTGGAGAACGGTTCCAAAGTCAAAGTGGATAACGAAAAGAAGCCGAATAAAGACGATAACAAAGAAGCACGCGATAATTAA
- a CDS encoding TolC family protein translates to MKHLLTIVWIALAANLTAQQKQALTIEEALTIAMKNNVQVISAQNDYNSASANVLPKTVGKILPTVDASMRASRTMMNTLSGTSPMTNRDTTTGSAFNSYSYSLTANYVLFDGFRNWTEASQARLDESAARYNFERTRQSVTLDVYEAYINVLKNQQLLRINEENLKRSEEQLKRLEERNKLGAQILSDVYKQRVQVGSDKLSVSKSKNNLKTSKASLASLIGIDVNSDLELKELIIASSLDVNQMNFDEAYGQALQNRKDYLASESRVQSARRTVSIARSGFYPTVNAFASYQWGDKNLKFANYSNNDNTSIGLSVSIPIFSGFETNSRVIQQDQSLQTARSNAESTKRKVALDVKIALLNMQTAYDNMKLSEENVKAAKEDLRLATEKYNLGAGTILDQITANASYAAAEANYTQAAYDFVYAKQQYLLAVGTLDVQ, encoded by the coding sequence ATGAAACATTTATTGACCATTGTTTGGATCGCCTTAGCCGCCAATCTTACGGCGCAGCAAAAACAAGCGCTCACAATTGAAGAAGCGTTGACCATCGCGATGAAAAACAACGTACAGGTCATTTCCGCACAAAACGACTACAATTCCGCATCCGCTAACGTATTGCCTAAAACTGTAGGAAAAATTTTACCGACGGTTGATGCGTCAATGCGCGCGAGTCGCACAATGATGAATACACTTTCAGGTACAAGCCCCATGACGAATCGAGATACCACGACTGGCAGTGCATTCAATAGCTATAGTTACTCGTTAACAGCCAATTACGTTTTGTTTGATGGTTTTCGTAATTGGACAGAAGCATCACAAGCACGTCTGGACGAATCGGCGGCACGATACAATTTTGAACGAACGCGTCAAAGCGTGACGTTGGATGTATATGAAGCGTATATCAATGTTCTTAAAAATCAGCAATTGCTTCGCATCAATGAAGAAAATCTCAAGCGTAGCGAAGAACAACTCAAGCGTCTTGAAGAGCGCAATAAATTAGGCGCGCAGATTTTGAGCGATGTGTACAAACAACGTGTGCAGGTCGGCTCGGATAAGCTATCTGTCAGCAAATCCAAAAATAACCTCAAGACTTCCAAAGCTTCATTGGCTAGTCTGATCGGTATTGATGTCAATTCCGATCTCGAGTTAAAAGAGCTAATTATTGCCTCAAGTCTTGACGTGAATCAGATGAATTTCGATGAAGCGTATGGACAAGCGCTTCAAAATCGCAAGGATTATTTAGCCTCCGAAAGTCGTGTCCAAAGTGCGCGTCGCACCGTAAGTATTGCACGAAGCGGTTTTTATCCTACGGTCAATGCTTTTGCGTCGTATCAATGGGGTGATAAGAATTTAAAATTTGCAAATTACAGTAATAACGATAACACCTCAATAGGTTTGAGCGTTTCCATACCCATTTTTAGTGGGTTTGAAACCAACAGCCGTGTGATTCAACAAGATCAATCGTTGCAGACAGCGCGCAGTAATGCTGAGAGCACCAAACGTAAAGTTGCTTTGGACGTGAAAATCGCTCTGCTCAATATGCAGACCGCCTACGATAACATGAAACTATCCGAGGAAAACGTCAAAGCGGCCAAAGAAGATCTTCGTTTGGCTACAGAAAAATACAATCTCGGGGCGGGCACGATTTTGGATCAGATTACAGCCAATGCCAGTTATGCGGCGGCCGAAGCCAACTATACGCAAGCTGCGTATGACTTTGTGTATGCCAAACAACAGTACTTGCTGGCCGTTGGCACACTGGATGTTCAATAA
- a CDS encoding YIP1 family protein, with product METMTEPKPLGALDRIIGVITEPEKTFTDIAARPSWGLPMMLALLAMIAVGILMKDVIQKESAEKTRISIMENKNIPDGDKQRIIDQSIEMMKKFWVVGFAVGMVVIVIAYFISALILRLGGSAVLKSAATFTQVLAIFSWSGIVDLLGALIKLPIMYINQSMRVDTGLGILIGEELGHTTTYLIMSKFDIFTIWMLIVMSIGIAVVFKAPKSKSMILVFGLWLVWVLAQWGMALMGMRVGG from the coding sequence ATGGAGACAATGACAGAACCTAAACCGTTAGGTGCTTTGGACCGGATAATCGGCGTGATCACCGAGCCTGAAAAGACATTTACCGACATAGCTGCACGGCCCTCATGGGGTTTGCCCATGATGCTTGCTTTGCTGGCCATGATCGCAGTTGGTATATTGATGAAGGATGTGATCCAAAAAGAAAGCGCCGAAAAAACGCGCATTTCCATTATGGAAAATAAAAATATACCTGACGGCGACAAACAACGCATTATTGATCAGTCTATCGAGATGATGAAAAAATTTTGGGTCGTAGGTTTCGCTGTGGGTATGGTCGTTATCGTTATCGCATATTTTATCTCGGCGTTGATACTCAGGTTGGGCGGGAGCGCTGTGCTTAAGTCAGCGGCTACTTTTACGCAAGTGCTGGCTATTTTCTCCTGGTCCGGGATCGTGGATCTTTTGGGCGCTCTGATCAAGCTGCCGATCATGTATATCAATCAAAGCATGCGCGTGGATACCGGACTGGGCATCCTCATCGGAGAAGAACTCGGCCATACGACGACCTACTTGATCATGAGCAAATTTGATATCTTTACCATATGGATGTTGATCGTGATGTCTATAGGGATAGCTGTAGTGTTCAAAGCGCCTAAATCAAAATCGATGATTTTGGTTTTTGGTTTGTGGTTGGTCTGGGTATTGGCACAGTGGGGTATGGCGCTGATGGGTATGCGTGTCGGAGGTTAA